One part of the Microbacterium aurugineum genome encodes these proteins:
- a CDS encoding MerR family transcriptional regulator — MRSTADIHLPTNVLRHWESVGLLTPPRDSAGRRRYGEDEVVRIAVIQRSKAAGMSLEQIAVLLDDGSAGRHQVLQQHLDDIDRRMEEMRRSREMTEHAMGCRAHDIATCPRFRAGVDDVLARF, encoded by the coding sequence GTGCGGTCGACGGCTGACATCCATCTGCCGACCAACGTGTTGCGGCACTGGGAGTCGGTAGGCCTTCTCACCCCTCCCCGCGACTCCGCCGGGCGGCGACGATATGGCGAGGACGAGGTCGTGCGCATCGCCGTGATCCAGCGCAGCAAGGCCGCGGGGATGAGCCTCGAGCAGATCGCGGTGCTGCTCGACGACGGGAGCGCCGGACGGCACCAGGTGCTGCAGCAGCACCTGGACGACATCGACCGGCGCATGGAGGAGATGCGCCGTTCGCGGGAGATGACCGAGCACGCGATGGGCTGTCGCGCGCACGACATCGCCACGTGCCCTCGTTTCCGAGCCGGCGTGGACGACGTCCTGGCGCGGTTCTGA
- a CDS encoding KAP family NTPase, producing the protein MQVLSAEDLVPDEPLGAGAGGIGEKDDLLHHRVLARRTAELAVSSPGNANIALFGPWGSGKSSFNALLREELGKQSTKTQHITFDAWKNAGSGFRTNFLSEVAAQLKADVKISDKLFQATTSVQGPLSDRKWSPRARFFILIGVLLGVFFGLPALWTGVQLLSGVKRTYFSLFVENIGGFANMAAGGTLIVVVALAIIELSKVTVSKSTPSHVAQFGKLFEEILETKKKHRFVIFVDELDRCTPSDVMATLEGLRTFLGHKECVFVVAFDREAVAGVIASQLKESAPRDNAAPYYRTSGEYLDKIFQFQLALPPQPVHTFRRFASSLVRERGGVWGQLRSHDADLLDRVVNILSPMHLASPRRTKVLLNDFAVNARIYEGMNFEWLDRAEEIAVLTVLQTEFPRLAADLEREPALMRYLYRPGTAEPTRPSLLELVNQYVGEDKRDTALDEVVGEDDADEVKEQLEENLERYLRLLRERNVPEPRADLIMMHSDGSLLAFDDPGVYHELLSAADMPRADLLNGLNQASDRDLGEAIRYLLDQTEKESKGVSDRLVVLAGEIAAELVAVEPDIARLLEGRVSTAISGMSVQSLQGYGRAATVGYRGREMRTILDVAQAQTGEGVAKVIWFLQDSIRDKDWPRARTDMLPAVLRHAVAQPDVASAFFTKFSEDLDAKLTFDEIKELAAALSATAPEPVEPTAATAAAKTVADEQDAENKAAYEQQREAYRGIAAEITAGWAEFALGSTLRRDLLRVLRRADTNRGFLDLHDSLIDQDIERGQGGEANSLLMDAIFRSPTRAKTRWVDRLDGSETVSAASKHDALHAVVKLVTDSNNESVREGGAIAAQRVASVPSDEFDLSSVVELIRGDLETDWDEYSDSRFETQLRLLAILDSLGSDVNTTDGMREKLYLGAVASAQAEAAAVDVIVASLGSEKPAFAERIATAMLSKQPWDEASPELALGVILAAHHRALSGGIAIVHLPVVALSAVSDPKIARSLRATWVSTAPPVTDIEKLPSVTTLPQDAWHRFGQNADEIQRGQAWRLLAKKEAHIGDLRALSEPGQPLDVYEEAGDKVRTAKTIPARERAVKVFLALPVRREAADEVRAMVKVMAQDNKRGELALGILLLKAYVGVVPGSAVKSLRPLVSSWAEEGEGLVAKRDISWLVNNGFATKNSSLWDVVKKISKR; encoded by the coding sequence CGAGAAAGACGATCTGCTGCACCACCGAGTGCTCGCCCGACGAACAGCGGAACTAGCGGTGTCGTCTCCCGGTAACGCGAACATCGCCCTGTTCGGCCCTTGGGGATCGGGAAAGAGCAGTTTCAACGCCTTGTTGCGTGAGGAACTCGGTAAGCAGTCGACCAAGACTCAACACATCACCTTCGACGCATGGAAGAACGCGGGCTCTGGGTTTCGCACGAACTTCTTGTCTGAGGTCGCCGCGCAACTGAAAGCGGACGTCAAGATCTCGGACAAGCTCTTTCAAGCGACGACCTCCGTGCAAGGACCGCTTTCCGACCGGAAGTGGAGCCCACGCGCACGATTCTTCATCCTGATCGGTGTCCTCCTCGGCGTGTTCTTCGGCCTGCCGGCCCTCTGGACCGGTGTGCAGCTTCTCTCGGGCGTCAAGCGCACATACTTCAGCCTCTTCGTCGAAAACATCGGTGGCTTCGCGAACATGGCTGCGGGCGGCACGCTCATCGTTGTCGTCGCGCTGGCGATCATCGAGCTCTCGAAGGTCACAGTGTCGAAATCCACGCCGAGTCACGTGGCGCAGTTCGGGAAGCTGTTCGAAGAGATTCTTGAGACCAAGAAGAAGCATCGCTTCGTCATCTTCGTCGATGAACTCGACCGCTGTACGCCTTCAGACGTGATGGCGACCCTGGAAGGTCTACGCACTTTCCTCGGACACAAGGAGTGTGTCTTCGTCGTCGCGTTTGACCGCGAAGCAGTCGCCGGAGTCATTGCCAGTCAGCTGAAAGAGAGCGCCCCTCGGGACAACGCGGCGCCTTATTACCGCACGAGCGGGGAGTACCTCGACAAGATCTTCCAGTTCCAGTTGGCCCTCCCGCCGCAGCCCGTACACACCTTCCGTCGCTTCGCCTCCTCGCTTGTTCGAGAACGAGGAGGGGTGTGGGGCCAGCTTCGATCTCACGATGCCGACCTGCTCGACAGAGTCGTGAACATCCTGTCGCCGATGCACCTTGCCAGTCCTCGACGCACCAAGGTATTGCTGAATGACTTCGCGGTAAACGCCAGGATCTACGAAGGCATGAACTTCGAGTGGTTGGATCGGGCTGAGGAAATCGCGGTTCTCACCGTCCTGCAAACCGAGTTTCCTCGTCTGGCGGCTGACCTCGAACGTGAGCCAGCCCTCATGCGATACCTGTACCGCCCAGGCACTGCCGAGCCCACACGCCCGTCCCTTCTTGAGCTCGTCAATCAGTACGTCGGTGAGGACAAGCGCGATACCGCGCTGGACGAGGTCGTGGGTGAAGACGATGCGGATGAGGTAAAGGAACAACTCGAGGAGAACCTCGAACGCTATCTGCGGCTGCTGAGGGAGCGAAACGTTCCCGAGCCTCGCGCAGACCTGATCATGATGCACTCCGACGGCTCTCTTCTCGCCTTCGACGATCCCGGCGTCTATCACGAGCTCCTCTCCGCCGCTGATATGCCTCGAGCGGATCTCCTCAACGGGTTGAACCAGGCCAGTGACCGCGACCTTGGAGAGGCGATTCGCTACCTCCTCGACCAGACAGAGAAGGAATCGAAGGGCGTCTCGGACCGCCTCGTTGTTCTCGCGGGCGAGATTGCGGCCGAGCTTGTTGCCGTCGAACCGGACATCGCACGCCTGCTGGAAGGGCGAGTGTCAACAGCGATCAGCGGCATGAGCGTTCAGAGCCTCCAGGGGTATGGCAGGGCTGCAACGGTTGGTTACAGGGGCCGGGAGATGCGAACGATTCTCGACGTTGCGCAGGCACAGACTGGCGAAGGTGTAGCAAAGGTCATCTGGTTTCTTCAAGACTCGATCAGAGACAAGGACTGGCCGAGGGCCCGTACAGACATGCTGCCAGCGGTTCTGCGGCACGCGGTCGCGCAGCCCGATGTGGCGTCTGCGTTCTTCACCAAGTTCTCCGAGGATCTCGACGCGAAGCTGACCTTCGATGAGATCAAGGAGCTCGCTGCAGCGCTCTCGGCAACAGCTCCGGAGCCGGTGGAGCCGACAGCGGCGACCGCGGCGGCGAAGACAGTCGCGGATGAACAAGACGCAGAGAACAAGGCTGCCTACGAGCAGCAGCGTGAAGCGTACCGAGGGATCGCGGCGGAGATTACCGCGGGCTGGGCGGAGTTCGCGCTTGGTTCGACGCTTCGGCGGGACCTTCTACGCGTCCTTCGCCGCGCAGACACCAACAGGGGCTTCCTGGACCTTCACGATTCACTGATCGACCAAGACATCGAGCGCGGCCAGGGAGGCGAAGCGAACTCGCTCCTCATGGACGCGATATTCCGATCTCCCACGCGTGCGAAAACACGATGGGTCGACAGGCTCGACGGAAGCGAAACGGTTTCGGCGGCGTCAAAGCATGATGCGCTTCACGCTGTCGTCAAGCTCGTCACCGACAGTAACAACGAGTCGGTACGCGAGGGCGGCGCCATCGCTGCTCAGAGGGTCGCGAGCGTTCCGTCCGACGAGTTCGACCTTTCAAGCGTCGTGGAGCTGATTCGCGGCGATCTTGAAACTGACTGGGATGAGTATTCCGACTCGCGGTTCGAGACCCAATTGCGTCTGCTGGCCATCCTGGATTCCCTCGGTAGTGACGTAAATACCACCGACGGCATGCGCGAAAAACTCTATCTGGGGGCCGTTGCCTCTGCGCAAGCAGAGGCGGCCGCAGTGGACGTCATCGTTGCGTCCCTGGGATCCGAAAAGCCCGCATTTGCCGAGCGAATCGCTACTGCCATGCTTTCGAAGCAGCCATGGGACGAAGCCAGCCCGGAACTTGCGCTCGGCGTGATCCTAGCTGCGCATCATCGCGCGCTGTCGGGCGGCATCGCTATCGTCCACCTACCTGTGGTTGCCCTATCCGCGGTGAGCGATCCAAAGATCGCTCGTTCCCTCAGGGCAACCTGGGTGTCGACGGCTCCTCCAGTCACGGACATCGAGAAGCTGCCTAGCGTGACGACTCTGCCTCAGGATGCGTGGCACCGTTTCGGCCAGAACGCAGACGAGATACAGCGGGGTCAGGCTTGGAGACTCCTGGCGAAGAAAGAAGCACATATAGGAGACCTGCGCGCGCTCAGCGAGCCCGGCCAGCCCCTCGATGTCTACGAGGAGGCCGGAGACAAAGTCCGCACAGCCAAGACGATCCCCGCCCGAGAGCGTGCGGTGAAGGTCTTCCTCGCTCTTCCCGTTCGCCGCGAGGCCGCTGATGAGGTCCGTGCCATGGTCAAGGTGATGGCACAGGACAACAAGCGTGGAGAGTTGGCTCTGGGAATCCTGCTCCTGAAGGCTTATGTGGGAGTGGTCCCCGGATCAGCGGTCAAGTCTCTCCGCCCGCTCGTTTCTTCGTGGGCGGAAGAGGGCGAGGGGCTTGTGGCTAAGCGTGACATCTCCTGGCTTGTGAATAATGGTTTTGCTACGAAGAATTCGTCGCTTTGGGATGTCGTGAAGAAGATATCTAAGCGCTGA
- a CDS encoding cytochrome c biogenesis CcdA family protein — protein sequence MNPDAIIGSGALWLAIPVAMLAGLVSFLSPCVLPLVPGYLGFLGGAVAPRSSTVAGAEAQTTTQATATRGRLVMGVLLFILGFTIVFIAYTVLGGTVGVFLLQWGDLITRILGVVIIGMGLVFLGLFGFAQKEFRFHVDSRAGIVGAPLLGIALGIGWAPCMGPTLAAIIALSFNAGDPVRAGFLGLAYSLGLGIPFLLVALGFGWATKAVGFLRRHIRTVNVIGGVMLIVLGVLMATGLWTEIMSRLMAVIGSVILPL from the coding sequence GTGAACCCCGACGCGATCATCGGCTCCGGAGCCCTCTGGCTCGCGATTCCGGTCGCGATGCTCGCGGGACTCGTCTCGTTCCTGTCCCCGTGCGTCCTCCCGCTGGTCCCCGGTTACCTCGGGTTCCTGGGCGGTGCGGTCGCGCCCCGGTCCTCCACGGTCGCCGGTGCGGAGGCGCAGACGACGACCCAGGCGACGGCGACCCGCGGTCGTCTCGTGATGGGCGTGCTGCTGTTCATCCTCGGCTTCACGATCGTCTTCATCGCCTACACGGTGCTCGGTGGAACGGTCGGTGTCTTCCTCCTGCAGTGGGGTGACCTGATCACCCGCATCCTGGGCGTGGTCATCATCGGGATGGGATTGGTTTTCCTGGGCCTGTTCGGGTTCGCGCAGAAGGAGTTCCGCTTCCATGTCGACTCGCGGGCCGGCATCGTCGGAGCCCCGCTGCTCGGTATCGCCCTCGGCATCGGCTGGGCCCCGTGCATGGGGCCGACGCTCGCCGCCATCATCGCCCTCTCCTTCAATGCCGGAGATCCGGTGCGTGCGGGCTTCCTGGGCCTCGCCTACTCGCTCGGACTCGGCATCCCGTTCCTCCTCGTCGCGCTCGGGTTCGGGTGGGCGACGAAGGCGGTCGGCTTCCTCCGTCGTCACATCCGCACGGTGAACGTCATCGGCGGAGTGATGCTGATCGTCCTCGGCGTCCTGATGGCCACCGGCCTGTGGACCGAGATCATGTCCCGGCTGATGGCGGTGATCGGCAGTGTCATCCTCCCGCTCTGA
- a CDS encoding TlpA family protein disulfide reductase, with protein MPSDSTVRPIRSGRSSRTRRSRRAVGAALAAVLAIGLSACAPDPVSESFLNGENTGYVAADGAIVEIPAADRGEPVEFGGVTETGEKFDSADVAGQVTVVNFWYAGCAPCRLEAADLEAVWQKFADEDVSFVGINTRDQADTAVAFAEEYGITYPSLIDVDTAEAKLAFAKVVPIAATPTTLVLDKQGRVAAKIIGPIDGPSILSTLVKDALAEDS; from the coding sequence GTGCCAAGCGATTCGACGGTCCGTCCGATCCGCAGCGGCCGCTCCTCCCGCACCCGGCGCTCGCGTCGTGCGGTCGGTGCCGCGCTCGCTGCGGTGCTCGCCATCGGTCTGAGCGCGTGCGCTCCCGATCCGGTGAGTGAATCGTTCCTGAACGGCGAGAACACCGGCTATGTCGCGGCCGATGGTGCGATCGTCGAGATCCCCGCCGCCGACCGTGGCGAACCCGTGGAGTTCGGCGGTGTCACCGAGACCGGCGAGAAGTTCGACAGCGCAGACGTCGCCGGACAGGTCACGGTGGTCAACTTCTGGTACGCCGGCTGCGCGCCGTGCCGCCTCGAAGCCGCCGACCTGGAGGCCGTGTGGCAGAAGTTCGCCGACGAGGATGTGTCGTTCGTGGGCATCAACACCCGCGATCAGGCCGACACCGCCGTCGCGTTCGCCGAGGAGTACGGCATCACCTACCCGAGTCTGATCGACGTCGACACCGCTGAGGCCAAGTTGGCGTTCGCCAAGGTCGTGCCGATCGCGGCCACACCCACCACACTCGTCCTCGACAAGCAGGGTCGTGTCGCCGCCAAGATCATCGGTCCGATCGACGGCCCGTCGATCCTCTCCACGCTGGTCAAGGACGCGCTCGCGGAGGACTCGTGA
- a CDS encoding alpha/beta hydrolase, with product MRNTGVERATVSVNERSGGEGIMVDGGAWRSRRTVGVRVLTDSDREAGEVLLALARAVQPAFESDAIYVRGLDGLPFILWSSRSTLSIESEGALYVLHGEEVPFAVEGDSDARLRNSAEVGLVLVDPRDGATSRTLNAMDRAWQTGVGHIVVAVVAVGDPDIDELIEMSVAEQLTRPGIDRDLYSVVRADPRDQRSMEGVVAAVTSAADMSDAPNPSSTLMVVAGLEIQADTVTAYGFLLAEAHAGMSVDVFGTGDRLICDIADVERPSRRIGRRDYAALSLRGAQAQGIKVGDVIALAGTLTRSTMFTATLRVPDLDQAWWLELGATDRTMRFAFDGGPVQGRVVGVDETIGVIGSTPVVTVALDAPVPLRVGTGFALEVDGQTAALGTVGASLASIDDDAKVVTVWFGTNRLPREGGAHIGFHHAPGGNQLHYGACVIRVPSSHRFGSTGTSAWKRMWKPGVQDGRLSLEEIRPNDTVNEFAIALRRALDHEKAESRALVYVHGYNTTFEEAAIRAGQLDADLNLPGITAFFSWPSHAAYLRYPADGDRARESKQSFVEFLDTLVAKAGVERVDLIVHSMGNQLLTEAVEAMVSTVRFAHIRFGVVALAAPDVSKARFEQTAPSIVPISKKATMYVSERDRALWLAQQLLAGPRAGSCPPLTLVQGIDAIDATDVDFSFLGHEYYAGSHPVLYDIWATMGGFHSPSQRMRLTQHGLPQGGIYWKLQG from the coding sequence TTGCGCAACACCGGCGTCGAGCGCGCTACGGTGTCGGTGAACGAGCGTTCAGGCGGGGAGGGCATCATGGTGGACGGCGGGGCGTGGCGGAGCCGACGAACGGTAGGTGTACGAGTCCTCACGGATTCGGATCGTGAAGCGGGTGAGGTACTCCTCGCTTTAGCGCGTGCAGTTCAGCCAGCGTTCGAATCTGACGCCATTTATGTCCGAGGTCTCGACGGGCTTCCGTTCATCCTGTGGAGTTCTCGGTCGACGCTAAGCATCGAGAGCGAAGGCGCACTCTACGTTCTCCATGGTGAAGAGGTTCCCTTCGCAGTTGAGGGCGACAGCGACGCCCGTTTGCGGAACAGCGCTGAGGTTGGCCTCGTATTGGTCGACCCCAGGGATGGGGCGACTTCGCGCACGCTCAACGCGATGGACCGGGCGTGGCAAACAGGCGTAGGACACATCGTCGTCGCGGTGGTCGCCGTCGGCGATCCCGATATTGACGAGCTCATCGAGATGTCTGTCGCGGAGCAACTCACTCGCCCAGGTATAGACCGCGACCTCTACAGCGTGGTCCGCGCTGATCCACGGGATCAACGATCCATGGAGGGCGTCGTCGCAGCGGTGACATCGGCCGCGGACATGTCGGACGCTCCTAACCCGTCATCCACACTGATGGTTGTGGCCGGGCTGGAGATACAGGCCGACACGGTTACCGCATACGGATTCCTGCTGGCTGAGGCCCACGCGGGAATGTCGGTCGATGTGTTCGGCACCGGCGACCGACTCATCTGTGACATCGCTGATGTCGAGCGGCCGTCAAGAAGGATTGGTCGACGCGACTACGCAGCCTTGAGTTTGCGCGGGGCGCAAGCTCAAGGAATCAAAGTCGGAGACGTCATCGCGCTCGCAGGCACACTCACGCGAAGCACGATGTTCACGGCAACCTTGCGCGTCCCCGACCTCGATCAAGCGTGGTGGCTCGAACTAGGCGCTACAGATCGGACTATGCGGTTTGCGTTCGATGGCGGCCCCGTACAAGGACGTGTCGTGGGAGTGGACGAAACGATAGGGGTTATCGGCTCTACGCCCGTCGTAACCGTCGCGCTCGACGCGCCCGTACCTCTTCGCGTCGGGACAGGGTTCGCACTCGAAGTTGACGGGCAAACGGCGGCGCTTGGGACAGTGGGCGCCAGTCTTGCAAGCATTGACGACGACGCGAAAGTTGTCACCGTCTGGTTTGGTACCAACAGGCTCCCTCGGGAGGGCGGCGCACACATCGGATTTCACCACGCGCCCGGGGGGAATCAACTGCACTACGGAGCCTGTGTCATTCGCGTGCCTTCATCCCATCGGTTCGGCTCCACCGGCACATCTGCGTGGAAAAGGATGTGGAAGCCGGGAGTGCAAGACGGTCGACTAAGCCTTGAAGAGATCCGGCCCAACGACACGGTCAACGAATTTGCCATCGCCCTACGCAGAGCTCTGGATCACGAGAAAGCTGAAAGCCGTGCTCTCGTCTACGTGCACGGGTACAACACAACTTTCGAGGAAGCGGCAATCCGTGCCGGACAACTAGACGCGGACCTCAACCTTCCCGGAATTACCGCGTTCTTTAGCTGGCCTTCGCACGCCGCATACCTGCGGTACCCAGCCGACGGCGACCGGGCGCGAGAGAGCAAGCAGTCCTTCGTCGAGTTCCTGGACACACTCGTCGCCAAAGCAGGCGTCGAACGCGTCGATCTCATCGTCCACTCGATGGGCAACCAACTACTCACGGAAGCTGTTGAGGCTATGGTGTCGACAGTTCGATTCGCCCACATCCGCTTCGGAGTCGTCGCCCTCGCCGCGCCGGACGTTTCCAAGGCTCGTTTCGAGCAAACAGCACCGTCTATCGTGCCTATCTCGAAAAAGGCGACAATGTACGTCTCCGAGCGAGACCGCGCGCTCTGGCTGGCGCAGCAACTCCTCGCCGGCCCGAGAGCGGGTTCGTGCCCCCCTCTCACCCTGGTGCAGGGCATCGACGCCATCGACGCAACAGATGTCGACTTCTCATTCCTCGGTCATGAGTACTACGCCGGGAGTCACCCCGTCCTGTACGACATCTGGGCCACGATGGGTGGATTTCACTCGCCGTCACAACGGATGAGGCTAACGCAACACGGTCTACCGCAGGGGGGCATCTACTGGAAGTTGCAGGGATAG
- the resB gene encoding cytochrome c biogenesis protein ResB, which yields MTENKGAVNSDSSDPLRPSDHVDGDDTITQPRLGFVGWLRWGWRQLTSMRTALILLLVLAIAAIPGSIFPQRMADPNGVTQWERDNPDLFPVLDGLKMFDVYLSPWFSAIYLLLFASLVGCVIPRIKHHAKALRARPPRTPARLQRLEDYRAVTRDPSADSGTKTGDADAEAAASIEVATRQLKALGYRVERYDRGRTFSVSAERGYWRETGNLLFHLALVGVLVTVGIGGGFSYTGQRVLVEGETFANTLLDYDSMNRGRFVGDDAFAPYSMRLDSFDVTYQPFGEPGSGQAGDFSANVTVQENGEERTGAVKVNEPLAVADDDVFLLGNGYAPTVTVRDPEGKVVFTGSTPFLPQDTSMTSLGVLKVPDGLAEQVGLVGFFYPTTGVLDTGAFFSAYGDLTNPTLTLDVYTGDLGINEGVPRSVYVLDTTGMTKLTGRTTDVESIELTPGQTAQLPNGLGSVTFEDDSPAGATDASQSVKRFASLQIHRDESGVWVLGFALLALGGLMIALFVPRRRVWVKATARDGEIALEYAALARGEDPTLAAAVDDLVAGHTRLLDAAGGTTARSPIDDTADESAEPETPAPETRKVD from the coding sequence ATGACCGAGAACAAGGGTGCCGTGAACAGCGACTCCAGCGACCCGCTCCGCCCGTCCGACCACGTCGACGGCGACGACACGATCACCCAGCCGCGGCTCGGGTTCGTGGGTTGGCTGCGGTGGGGGTGGCGACAGCTGACCTCGATGCGCACAGCTCTCATCCTGCTGCTCGTGCTCGCGATCGCGGCGATCCCCGGCTCGATCTTCCCGCAGCGGATGGCCGACCCGAACGGCGTCACGCAGTGGGAGCGCGACAACCCCGACCTGTTCCCGGTGCTCGACGGACTCAAGATGTTCGACGTGTACCTGTCGCCGTGGTTCTCGGCGATCTACCTGCTGCTGTTCGCTTCGCTCGTCGGCTGTGTGATCCCGCGCATCAAGCACCATGCGAAGGCGCTCCGCGCACGTCCGCCGCGCACTCCCGCACGGCTGCAGCGCCTCGAGGACTACCGTGCGGTGACGCGAGACCCCTCTGCGGACTCCGGGACGAAGACCGGTGATGCCGATGCCGAGGCCGCCGCATCGATCGAGGTCGCGACGAGACAGCTCAAGGCACTCGGCTATCGGGTCGAACGCTACGACCGGGGCCGCACGTTCTCGGTCTCCGCGGAGCGCGGATACTGGCGTGAGACCGGCAACCTCCTGTTCCACCTCGCGCTCGTGGGCGTGCTCGTCACGGTCGGCATCGGCGGCGGGTTCTCGTACACAGGTCAGCGCGTGCTCGTCGAGGGCGAGACTTTCGCGAACACGCTCCTCGACTACGACTCGATGAACCGCGGTCGGTTCGTGGGCGACGATGCGTTCGCTCCGTACTCGATGCGCCTCGACTCGTTCGACGTGACGTATCAGCCGTTCGGCGAGCCGGGTTCCGGGCAGGCGGGCGACTTCTCGGCGAACGTGACCGTGCAGGAGAACGGTGAGGAGCGCACCGGCGCGGTCAAGGTGAACGAGCCGCTCGCGGTCGCCGACGACGACGTGTTCCTGCTCGGCAACGGCTACGCGCCGACCGTGACCGTGCGTGATCCCGAGGGCAAGGTCGTCTTCACGGGCAGCACGCCCTTCCTCCCGCAGGACACCAGCATGACCTCCCTCGGAGTTCTCAAGGTGCCGGACGGACTCGCCGAGCAGGTCGGCCTGGTCGGGTTCTTCTATCCGACGACCGGCGTGCTCGACACCGGTGCGTTCTTCTCCGCGTACGGCGACCTCACCAACCCGACGCTGACGCTCGACGTGTACACCGGCGACTTGGGCATCAACGAGGGCGTGCCGCGCTCGGTCTACGTGCTCGACACCACGGGGATGACCAAGCTCACCGGCCGCACCACGGACGTCGAGTCGATCGAACTCACCCCCGGACAGACCGCGCAGCTGCCGAACGGCCTCGGTTCGGTCACCTTCGAGGACGACTCTCCCGCAGGTGCGACGGACGCCTCGCAGTCGGTGAAGCGCTTCGCCTCGCTGCAGATCCACCGTGACGAGTCCGGCGTCTGGGTCCTCGGCTTCGCGCTGCTCGCCCTCGGCGGTCTCATGATCGCCCTGTTCGTGCCCCGTCGACGCGTCTGGGTCAAGGCCACCGCACGCGACGGCGAGATCGCTCTGGAGTACGCCGCACTCGCCCGTGGCGAGGACCCGACTCTCGCTGCCGCCGTGGACGACCTCGTCGCAGGGCACACCCGACTGCTCGACGCGGCCGGAGGAACCACGGCGCGCTCCCCGATCGATGACACCGCGGACGAGTCCGCCGAGCCGGAGACCCCGGCGCCCGAAACCCGGAAAGTAGACTGA
- the ccsB gene encoding c-type cytochrome biogenesis protein CcsB, which produces MLELNVISPVLLWTAIAIYAAAFVAYAFDLARRSQATADALTVREQVLVGASGGSVPASGEASGAVAAPQRFVMARIGTSLTVLGFLFQLAATVTRGIAAGRVPWANLYEFAMMGTLLIIAVYLVVLTRIDLRFLGTFITGLVVVLLGLGATNFYVDVSPLMDPLKSVWLVIHVFVASLATAFFALAFALSVIQLMQSRRERLVGEGATKTGPGFLRTFPNAVRLESLAYMFTIIGFILWTFTLIAGSIWAYYAWSRFWGFDVKETWTFVIWVLYAGYIHARATRGWRGNPSAWLAIVGFSAVIFNFTIVNVFFKGLHAYSGLS; this is translated from the coding sequence ATGCTCGAGCTCAACGTGATCTCGCCGGTCCTGCTCTGGACGGCGATCGCGATCTACGCGGCGGCCTTCGTGGCCTACGCCTTCGATCTCGCGCGGCGCTCGCAGGCGACGGCCGACGCGCTCACCGTCCGCGAGCAGGTGCTCGTCGGAGCCTCTGGGGGGAGCGTCCCGGCATCCGGCGAGGCCTCCGGTGCGGTCGCCGCCCCGCAGCGATTCGTGATGGCGCGGATCGGCACCTCGCTGACGGTGCTCGGATTCCTCTTTCAGCTCGCCGCCACCGTCACCCGCGGCATCGCGGCGGGGCGCGTGCCGTGGGCGAACCTGTACGAATTCGCGATGATGGGCACGTTGCTCATCATCGCGGTGTACCTCGTGGTGCTCACCCGCATCGACCTGCGGTTCCTCGGCACTTTCATCACAGGACTCGTCGTCGTGCTGCTCGGCCTGGGGGCGACGAACTTCTACGTCGATGTCTCTCCGTTGATGGACCCGCTGAAGAGCGTGTGGCTCGTCATCCACGTGTTCGTGGCCTCTCTCGCGACGGCCTTCTTCGCCCTCGCGTTCGCGCTCTCGGTGATCCAGCTCATGCAGTCGCGTCGTGAGAGACTCGTCGGCGAAGGTGCCACGAAGACCGGTCCCGGCTTCCTCCGGACCTTCCCCAACGCGGTACGCCTGGAGAGCCTGGCGTACATGTTCACGATCATCGGCTTCATCCTCTGGACCTTCACCCTCATCGCCGGTTCGATCTGGGCGTACTACGCCTGGAGCCGTTTCTGGGGCTTCGACGTGAAGGAGACCTGGACGTTCGTGATCTGGGTCCTCTATGCCGGCTACATCCACGCCCGTGCGACCCGCGGCTGGCGCGGCAACCCTTCGGCGTGGCTGGCGATCGTGGGCTTCTCCGCCGTGATCTTCAACTTCACGATCGTGAATGTGTTCTTCAAGGGCCTGCACGCGTACTCCGGTCTGAGCTGA